GCCGTTGCTCGAACGCTCCGGTGTCGCTCTCTCCGCAGTGCAGCAGGCAGCCGAACAGGCGTTGACGAAACTGCCGCAGGTGCAGGGAGCGGGCGCCGCTCCAGGCCAGATCCACGTGGCGACCCGGCTCTCCACCACCCTGACACAGGCCGAGCAAGAGCGGCAGGCGCTCAAGGACGAGTATCTCAGCGTCGAACACGTACTGCTGGCGATGGTCGAGGCCGGCGGCGTCTTTAAGAAGCTCGGCCTCACGCGCGCCAAACTGCTCGACGCTCTGCATCAGGTCCGTGGCAATCAACGCGTCACCAGCCAGGACCCTGAAACAACCTATCAGGCCTTGGAAAAATACGGCCGCGACCTGACGACATTAGCCTCGCAAGGCAAACTCGATCCGGTAATCGGGCGGGACGATGAAATCCGCCGGACCATTCAAATTCTCTCGCGACGCACGAAGAACAATCCCGTTCTGATCGGCGAACCGGGCGTCGGCAAGACCGCCATCGTCGAAGGGCTGGCCCAGCGCATCATCAAAGGGGATGTCCCGGAAGGCTTGAAGCAGAAGCGCGTCGTCGTGCTGGACATGGGGGCGCTCGTGGCCGGGGCAAAATTCCGCGGCGATTTCGAGGAACGGCTCAAGGCCGTGCTCAAGGAAATCCAGTCCGCGCAAGGGGACGTCCTGCTGTTCATTGACGAACTGCATACTGTCGTTGGTGCCGGCGCGGCCGAAGGCTCCATGGACGCGGCCAATCTGCTCAAACCGATGCTGGCGCGTGGTGAACTGCACATGATCGGGGCGACCACGCTCGACGAATACCGCAAACACGTCGAAAAAGACGCGGCCCTGGAGCGGCGCTTCCAGCCGGTACTCGTGGATCAGCCCACCGTGGACAACACGATTTCGATCCTGCGCGGACTGAAAGAACGCTACGAAGTACACCACGGCGTGCGGATCAAGGACGCGGCGCTGGTCGCGGCCGCCAAGCTCTCCCATCGCTACATCGGCGACCGGTTCCTCCCCGACAAGGCCATCGATCTAATCGACGAGGCCGCCGCGCGCCTACGCACAGAAATCGATAGCCTTCCGGCTGAGCTCGATGAAGTCTCCCGCAAGGTCCTGCAACTAGAGATCGAGCGCGAGGCGCTGAAAAAGGAAACCGATCCGGCCAGCCGTGCGCGACTGGCTGCGCTGGAAGCGGAGCTGGCAGAAAAAACCCACGCTCTCACGGCGCTCAAAACACGGTGGGAGGCGGAAAAGTTGTCTGTCGGCCGGCTGCGGACGATTCGGCAGCAGATGGAAACAGCCCGGCAGGAGATCGACCGCGCGGAACGGTCCTACGACCTCAACCGGGTGGCCGAACTCCGCTATGGCGAACTGCCCCGCTTGGAACGGGACCTGGCGGCGGAGGAGCAGCACCTGGTTCAAAAACAGGGCGAAAGCCGCCTACTCAAGGAGAACGTCGACGAGGAAGACATCGCGCTGGTGGTCAGCCGGTGGACTGGGATTCCGGTCACGCGGCTGCTTGAAGGCGAGCTGGAAAAACTGCTCAAGCTGGAGGAGCTGCTGCACCGCCGCGTGATCGGACAGGACGAGGCGGTGCAAGCCGTGGCCGATGCGGTACTGCGCGCCCGCTCCGGGATCAAGGACCCCAACCGGCCAATTGGGTCCTTCCTGTTTCTGGGACCGACCGGCGTCGGAAAGACAGAGCTGGCGCGGGCGCTGGCGGCGACACTCTTTGACGACGCGGCCAACCTGGTCCGGATCGACATGTCCGAATACATGGAAAAACACACGGTGGCGCGGCTCCTTGGCGCCCCCCCGGGCTACATCGGCTACGACGACGGCGGCCAACTCACCGAGGCCGTCCGCCGGCATCCGTTCTCGGTGATCCTCTTCGACGAGATTGAAAAGGCACACCAGGACGTCTTTAACGTGCTGTTGCAGGTCTTAGACGACGGCCGTCTCACCGACTCCCAGGGCCGGACGGTGGACTTCAAGAACACCGTGCTGATCATGACGTCGAATATCGGTAGCCAGGAGATTCTTGACGCCCCCGCGCACCACACATCCTACGACGAGATGCGGACGGTGGTAATGGGCGAGTTGCGGAAGCACTTTCGCCCGGAATTTCTCAACCGCGTGGACGAAACAGTCGTCTTCCATCCGCTGACGACGCAGCACCTGACGGCGATCGTTGCCATTCAAGTGACGCAGCTGCGGGAGCGCTTGGAGGAGCGGCGCATCCTGCTCACGCTCACTTCAGCGGCGACCGCTAATCTGGCCACGCGCGGCTACGATGCCGTCTACGGCGCCCGTCCGCTCAAGCGGCTTATTCAGCAGGAATTGGAAACCCCGATCGCGCGGCTCCTGGTCAAGGGAGAAGTCAAGGACGGCGATACAGTGACGGTGGATACGAAAAACGAACAGTTGGTGGTGATTGCCTCGCCCGGGTCCGGCCGAGGCTGAGATCCTTTGCGCTACTTACCCGATTGCAACCGCCCCACCGTTGACGGCAGTGGTTTTCCCGCTCTCATGACGCTTGTCAATCCGCCACTCCACTAGCGACACATCCAGCAGATGCCCCTTGACCGTGACAAAGTGCGCTTCCTTCAGCACGACGTACTCCGGAGCTTGGAGCTCCACGTGCAGCACGACCTTACCGGACTCCGTATCCGTCAGCTTCACGCTCGACAGCGTCTTTACCAGATCCAGCGCCCGCCGCTCGTTGAGCTGCATGGTGCTGTCGACCATCTTGGACGTGACGCGACCTCCCGTATCGAAGGTGACAAAGTTGACCAGTACCGGCCCCTCCGGCTTTTTGAGCACCACGGCCAATTGGGGCACTCCCTCCACTTCGACCGTGCCGTCGGTGTTGCGGTACACATTGGAGCCAATTTCCATATCCATAGCCGCTGAATGACCTCCGCCCGCTAGGGTTTCTTGATGCGATCCAAAATCAGCGAGATGCACCCGGCCAGCAGCCCGCCCCCGACAATGGCTGTGAGCAGCTCGGTGAGCTTGGCCTCCCACACCGGCCCCTGCGCCTGCAGCACTTCCCGCACACCGCCTTGAATCATGATGACCGCCAGAGCCATCAGGGCGCCCACGACAAACCACCAGAGAAAGATGCGGACTGATTTCATGTGCCACCTGTAGCCTGGCAGGCTCCCCTGCCGGTCGAGACTCCGGTCCCTACTGGCCTCTCCGCCATGTGCAAGCGCCCTGGCCGCAGAGTCTGCCAGATCAGCGAGCATGCACGCAATACGCAAAATACGTTCGTAGGGACGGGCTGACCCGCTTCGTGGCGTCCCCGCCCGGCCAACGAGAGATTGCTTAAGCCTTTTCGGCAGGTGTGCTAGAATCAGCTTCCACACGCACTCGTCACCGCAGCGATCGCCACGCGAAAGGGACGCGCCATGGAGCTGGGATTCATCGGCTTGGGCAAGATGGGCATGAACATGGTCACGCGCCTCCAACGCGACAAGCATCGCGTTGTTGTCTATGATCGTACGGCTGATCTGGTCAAGCAAGCCGAAGGGGTCGGGTGCGTTGGGGCTGTCTCCCTCGCCGAGTTGGTAGCCAAGCTGACTGCGCCAAAAGCCATCTGGATCATGGTTCCCTCCGGAGCCCCGACTGACGACACCGTCACCGCCGTCGCCGCGCTGCTGCAGCCAGGCGACACGATCATCGACGGCGGCAACACCCGGTTTGTGGATGACATCCGTCGCGCAGCCGAGCTCACGAAAAAGGGTATCGCCTACGTAGACGTCGGTACCAGCGGCGGCATCTGGGGCCTCACGACCGGCTACTGCCTCATGGTTGGCGGCGAGCACGCATCCGTCACCCGGTTGGCGCCGCTCTTTACGACGCTCGCACCCGAAAATGGTTGGGCCCATCTGGGCGGCTGCGGCGCGGGCCACTATGTGAAGATGGTCCACAACGGCATCGAGTACAGCATGATGCAGGGCTACGCGGAGGGCTTTGAACTGATGGCCAAAAGCGCGTATCAGCTTGACCTGGCCAAGATCGCCGACCTCTGGATGCATGGCAGCGTCGTGCGATCCTGGCTACTCGAGCTGGCGGCGGGTGCGCTCTCGCAGGATCCCAAGCTTGAAAAGCTCAAGGGATACGTGCAGGACTCTGGCGAAGGGCGCTGGATGATTGCGGACGCACTCGACAAGGACGTCCCCGTCCCGACGCTGGCGACGGCTCTGTTTACACGGTTTCGGTCGCGGCAGGAGGAATCGTTTGCGGAGAAAATGTTGGCGGCGCTGCGCAACGCCTTCGGCGGACACGCGGTCCGGAAGCGGTAACGGGCGCGGGCACGGAGCTCACGGATGAGCCAGACCGGACCG
Above is a window of Nitrospira sp. DNA encoding:
- the clpB gene encoding ATP-dependent chaperone ClpB; translated protein: MDLNRMTRKLQEALQAASAHAMRRSHQGIDVEHLLLALLEQADGLATPLLERSGVALSAVQQAAEQALTKLPQVQGAGAAPGQIHVATRLSTTLTQAEQERQALKDEYLSVEHVLLAMVEAGGVFKKLGLTRAKLLDALHQVRGNQRVTSQDPETTYQALEKYGRDLTTLASQGKLDPVIGRDDEIRRTIQILSRRTKNNPVLIGEPGVGKTAIVEGLAQRIIKGDVPEGLKQKRVVVLDMGALVAGAKFRGDFEERLKAVLKEIQSAQGDVLLFIDELHTVVGAGAAEGSMDAANLLKPMLARGELHMIGATTLDEYRKHVEKDAALERRFQPVLVDQPTVDNTISILRGLKERYEVHHGVRIKDAALVAAAKLSHRYIGDRFLPDKAIDLIDEAAARLRTEIDSLPAELDEVSRKVLQLEIEREALKKETDPASRARLAALEAELAEKTHALTALKTRWEAEKLSVGRLRTIRQQMETARQEIDRAERSYDLNRVAELRYGELPRLERDLAAEEQHLVQKQGESRLLKENVDEEDIALVVSRWTGIPVTRLLEGELEKLLKLEELLHRRVIGQDEAVQAVADAVLRARSGIKDPNRPIGSFLFLGPTGVGKTELARALAATLFDDAANLVRIDMSEYMEKHTVARLLGAPPGYIGYDDGGQLTEAVRRHPFSVILFDEIEKAHQDVFNVLLQVLDDGRLTDSQGRTVDFKNTVLIMTSNIGSQEILDAPAHHTSYDEMRTVVMGELRKHFRPEFLNRVDETVVFHPLTTQHLTAIVAIQVTQLRERLEERRILLTLTSAATANLATRGYDAVYGARPLKRLIQQELETPIARLLVKGEVKDGDTVTVDTKNEQLVVIASPGSGRG
- the gnd gene encoding decarboxylating 6-phosphogluconate dehydrogenase: MELGFIGLGKMGMNMVTRLQRDKHRVVVYDRTADLVKQAEGVGCVGAVSLAELVAKLTAPKAIWIMVPSGAPTDDTVTAVAALLQPGDTIIDGGNTRFVDDIRRAAELTKKGIAYVDVGTSGGIWGLTTGYCLMVGGEHASVTRLAPLFTTLAPENGWAHLGGCGAGHYVKMVHNGIEYSMMQGYAEGFELMAKSAYQLDLAKIADLWMHGSVVRSWLLELAAGALSQDPKLEKLKGYVQDSGEGRWMIADALDKDVPVPTLATALFTRFRSRQEESFAEKMLAALRNAFGGHAVRKR